From the Pseudomonas sp. Teo4 genome, the window GTCCAGTCGTTCATCAATGAACAGCCACTTTCCCGTTTCCAGTGGCGGGTGGTGATTCTCTGCTTCCTGATTGTCTTCCTCGACGGCCTGGACACTGCCGCCATGGGCTTCATCGCGCCGGCCCTGTCCCAGGAGTGGGGCATCGACCGCGCCAGTCTTGGCCCGGTGATGAGCGCGGCGCTGATCGGCATGGTGTTCGGTGCGCTCGGTTCCGGCCCTCTGGCTGACCGCTTCGGCCGCAAAGGTGTGCTGGTGGCGGCCGTGCTGGTATTCGGCGGCTTCAGCCTGGCCTCGGCCTATGCCACCAATGTCGACCAGTTGCTGGTGCTGCGCTTCCTCACCGGCCTGGGGCTGGGCGCAGGCATGCCCAACGCCACCACGCTGCTGTCCGAATACACCCCTGAGCGCCTCAAGTCGCTGCTGGTGACCAGCATGTTCTGTGGCTTCAACCTGGGCATGGCCGGTGGTGGTTTCATTTCCGCCAAGATGATTCCGGCCTATGGCTGGCACAGTCTGTTGGTGATCGGTGGCGTGCTGCCGCTGTTGCTGGCGGTGGTGCTGATGATCTGGCTGCCAGAGTCGGCACGCTTCCTGGTGGTGCGTAACCGTGGCACCGACAAAGTGCGCAAGACCCTGGCGCCAATCGCTCCGACAGTAGTGGCCCAGGCTGCCAGCTTCAGTGTGCCGGAGCAGAAGGCGGTCGCTGCTCGCAACGTCTTTGCGGTGATCTTCTCCGGCACCTACGGCGTCGGGACCTTGCTGCTGTGGCTGACCTATTTCATGGGCCTGGTGATTGTTTACCTGCTGACCAGCTGGTTGCCCACGCTTATGCGTGACAGTGGCGCAAGCATGGAGCAGGCGGCGTTCATCGGTGCCTTGTTCCAGTTCGGCGGTGTGCTCAGTGCCGTAGGGGTAGGTTGGGCCATGGACCGCTTCAACCCGCACAAGGTGATCGGCATCTTCTACCTGCTGGCTGGGGTGTTCGCCTACGCCGTGGGGCAGAGCCTGGGCAACATCACCGTGCTGGCCACCCTGGTATTGATTGCCGGTATGTGCGTGAACGGTGCGCAGTCGGCGATGCCGTCGCTGGCAGCGCGCTTCTACCCGACCCAAGGGCGTGCCACCGGGGTTTCGTGGATGCTGGGCATCGGGCGTTTCGGCGCGATTCTGGGTGCCTGGAGCGGCGCGACCTTGCTGGGCCTGGGCTGGAGCTTCGAGCAGGTGCTGACGGCCTTGCTGGTGCCTGCGGCGCTGGCGACTGTAGGCGTCATCGTGAAGGGACTGGTGAGCCACGCGGACGCGACCTGATCGTAGCGGTAGAGGGGTCTGATCGCCGGCTTGCCGGCGATCAGACCCTGGGAGAGAGAAGGTTAGCTTGGCAACAAAACGTTCGATAACCGCACAAATAGTCGATTATCGGATTGTAAGCCACCCACCACTCTCCTTAATCTGAGTTCAACGTAGCACCCTGACCAGGAGTCTCCCCATGGCTGCAATCCTCCCGCTTCACGAAGCTGTGAAGCAGTTCATTCAAGACGGCGATACCGTCGCGCTCGAAGGCTTCACCCACCTGATCCCGACCGCCGCCGGCCACGAGATCATCCGTCAGGGCAAGCGCGACCTTACCCTTGTACGCATGACCCCGGACCTGATCTACGACCAACTGATCGGCGCCGGCTGCGCCAAGAAGATCATCTTCTCGTGGGGCGGCAACCCAGGTGTTGGCTCGCTGCACCGTCTGCGTGACGCGGTCGAGAAGCAGTGGCCGCATGCGATCGAAATCGAAGAGCACAGCCACGCCGACCTCGCCAACGCTTATGTCGCTGGTGCTTCCGGCCTGCCATTCGCCGTACTGCGCGCCTATGCCGGTTCCGACCTGCCGAAGGTCAACCCGCTGATCAAGAGCGTCACCTGCCCGTTCACCGGTGAAGTTCTCGCCGCAGTGCCGTCGGTTCGCCCGGACGTTACCGTGATTCACGCGCAGAAGGCCGACCGCAAGGGCAACGTGCTGCTGTGGGGCATCCTCGGCGTGCAGAAAGAAGCAGCCCTGGCCGCCAAACGTTGCATCGTCACCGTCGAAGAAATCGTCGATGACCTGCAGGCACCGATGAACGCCTGTGTCCTGCCGACCTGGGCGCTGAGCGCAGTGTGCCTGGTGCCGGGTGGCGCACATCCGTCCTACGCCCACGGTTACTACGAGCGTGACAACCGCTTCTACCAGGACTGGGACCCGATTGCGCGCAACCGCGAGTCGTTCAGCGCCTGGATCGACACCTACATCCGTGGTACCGCTGATTTCAACGAATACAAGGCCAAGCTGGCCAGCACCTCGGAGGCTGCACAATGAGCTACTCCACCTCTGAAATGATGACCGTCGCCGCTGCCCGTCGCCTGCGTAACGGCGCTGTCTGCTTCGTCGGCATCGGCCTGCCGTCCAAGGCTGCCAACCTGGCCCGCCTGACCTCGTCGCCTGACGTGGTGCTGATCTACGAATCCGGCCCGATCGGCGCCAAACCGAGCGTGCTGCCGCTGTCCATCGGTGACGGCGAGCTGGCAGAAACCGCTGACACCGTGGTGCCGACCGGCGAGATCTTCCGCTACTGGCTGCAGGGTGGCCGCATCGACGTGGGCTTCCTCGGCGCCGCCCAGGTTGACCGCTTCGGCAACATCAACACCACCGTGGTGGGCGACTACCACGCGCCCAAGACCCGTCTGCCGGGTGCTGGCGGCGCGCCGGAGATTGCAGGTTCGGCCAAGCAGGTGCTGATCATCCTCAAGCAGTCGCCCCGCGCCTTCGTCGACAAGCTGGACTTCATCACCTCGGTCGGCCACGGCGAAGGTGGCGATTCGCGCAAGCGTCTGGGCCTGCCGGGTGAAGGCCCGGTCGGGATCATCACCGACCTGTGCATCATGGAGCCGGAAGCCGGCACCAACGAATTCGTGGTCACTTCGATTCACCCGGGCGTGACCCGTGAGCAGATCGTTGCCGCCACCGGCTGGGCGATCCGTTTCGCCGACGACGTGCAGACCACCAACGAACCGACTGAAGTCGAGCTGGGCGCCCTGCGCGACCTCGAAGCCCGTACCGCCAAGGCCCATGGCCAGGTGGCAGGAGAAGCCTGATGCGCGAAGTATTCATCTGTGACGCCATCCGCACCCCGATCGGCCGCTTCGGTGGCGCCCTGGCCGGTGTGCGTGCCGACGACCTGGCTGCGGTGCCGCTCAAGGCGCTGATCGAGCGCAACCCGCAGGTAGCATGGGACCAGGTCGACGAGGTGTTCTTCGGCTGCGCC encodes:
- a CDS encoding MFS transporter — encoded protein: MNQPQSVGNCLDVQSFINEQPLSRFQWRVVILCFLIVFLDGLDTAAMGFIAPALSQEWGIDRASLGPVMSAALIGMVFGALGSGPLADRFGRKGVLVAAVLVFGGFSLASAYATNVDQLLVLRFLTGLGLGAGMPNATTLLSEYTPERLKSLLVTSMFCGFNLGMAGGGFISAKMIPAYGWHSLLVIGGVLPLLLAVVLMIWLPESARFLVVRNRGTDKVRKTLAPIAPTVVAQAASFSVPEQKAVAARNVFAVIFSGTYGVGTLLLWLTYFMGLVIVYLLTSWLPTLMRDSGASMEQAAFIGALFQFGGVLSAVGVGWAMDRFNPHKVIGIFYLLAGVFAYAVGQSLGNITVLATLVLIAGMCVNGAQSAMPSLAARFYPTQGRATGVSWMLGIGRFGAILGAWSGATLLGLGWSFEQVLTALLVPAALATVGVIVKGLVSHADAT
- a CDS encoding CoA transferase subunit A — encoded protein: MAAILPLHEAVKQFIQDGDTVALEGFTHLIPTAAGHEIIRQGKRDLTLVRMTPDLIYDQLIGAGCAKKIIFSWGGNPGVGSLHRLRDAVEKQWPHAIEIEEHSHADLANAYVAGASGLPFAVLRAYAGSDLPKVNPLIKSVTCPFTGEVLAAVPSVRPDVTVIHAQKADRKGNVLLWGILGVQKEAALAAKRCIVTVEEIVDDLQAPMNACVLPTWALSAVCLVPGGAHPSYAHGYYERDNRFYQDWDPIARNRESFSAWIDTYIRGTADFNEYKAKLASTSEAAQ
- a CDS encoding CoA-transferase subunit beta, whose translation is MSYSTSEMMTVAAARRLRNGAVCFVGIGLPSKAANLARLTSSPDVVLIYESGPIGAKPSVLPLSIGDGELAETADTVVPTGEIFRYWLQGGRIDVGFLGAAQVDRFGNINTTVVGDYHAPKTRLPGAGGAPEIAGSAKQVLIILKQSPRAFVDKLDFITSVGHGEGGDSRKRLGLPGEGPVGIITDLCIMEPEAGTNEFVVTSIHPGVTREQIVAATGWAIRFADDVQTTNEPTEVELGALRDLEARTAKAHGQVAGEA